In the genome of Myxococcus stipitatus, one region contains:
- a CDS encoding pyridoxal-dependent decarboxylase: MRDDSNDGGGGVPHLSAEEFRELGHRMVDWVADYQARLESFPVRSQVAPGDVAAKLPLHPPEEGLGGASGWDSVFKDLEDIILPGLTHWQSPSFFAYFPANASGPAVLGELLSAGLGVQGMLWSTSPAATEVETRVLDWLAELTGLPEDFRSTSAKGGCVIQGTASEATLVAMVAARERVRHHGAPVDAEWVAYASTQAHSSVLKAAMLCGVAHGSEDKAHVRLIETDARYAMRPDVLEAAIREDLAAGRRPFFVCATVGSTSSGAVDPVRAVGEVLARTGVSAAGGWLHIDSAWAGAALVCPEHRGLLDGVEVADSLSFNPHKWLLTNFDCNAFYTRDRRALLDALSVTPEYLRNSASASGAVIDYRDWQVPLGRRFRALKLWFVLRHYGAQGLRAHIREHVRLGECFERWVAADERFEVSASRSLSLVCFRLKPRLGEAPSDTDGRNRALMERVNASGKVFLSHTVLPGVDGLPPRYVLRMAIGSTTTEERHVRAAWELLASSAD, from the coding sequence ATGCGCGATGACTCGAACGACGGTGGTGGAGGAGTGCCTCACCTGAGCGCGGAGGAGTTCCGCGAGCTGGGGCATCGGATGGTGGATTGGGTCGCGGACTATCAGGCGCGACTGGAGTCCTTCCCCGTGCGCTCCCAGGTGGCTCCGGGCGACGTCGCGGCGAAGCTTCCCTTGCACCCTCCCGAGGAGGGACTGGGCGGCGCGAGCGGCTGGGACTCCGTCTTCAAGGACCTGGAGGACATCATCCTGCCCGGGCTGACGCATTGGCAGTCGCCGTCGTTCTTCGCGTACTTCCCTGCGAATGCATCGGGGCCCGCGGTGCTGGGGGAGCTCTTGTCCGCGGGCCTGGGAGTGCAGGGCATGCTCTGGTCCACGAGTCCCGCCGCGACGGAGGTGGAGACGCGCGTCTTGGATTGGCTCGCGGAGCTGACGGGGCTGCCCGAGGACTTCCGTTCCACCTCGGCCAAGGGGGGATGTGTCATCCAGGGCACCGCGAGCGAGGCCACCCTGGTTGCGATGGTGGCGGCGCGAGAGCGTGTCCGTCATCACGGCGCTCCCGTGGATGCCGAGTGGGTGGCCTATGCCTCCACGCAGGCGCACTCGTCCGTGCTGAAGGCGGCGATGTTGTGTGGCGTGGCGCACGGCTCCGAGGACAAGGCCCACGTGCGGCTCATCGAGACGGACGCCCGCTATGCCATGCGGCCTGATGTGCTGGAGGCCGCCATCCGCGAGGACCTGGCGGCGGGTCGTCGGCCCTTCTTCGTGTGTGCGACGGTGGGGAGCACTTCCTCGGGCGCGGTGGACCCGGTTCGCGCGGTGGGGGAGGTGCTGGCTCGCACGGGCGTGAGTGCCGCGGGCGGGTGGTTGCACATCGACTCGGCGTGGGCGGGGGCGGCGCTGGTGTGTCCCGAGCATCGGGGCCTGCTCGACGGAGTGGAGGTGGCGGACTCGCTCTCCTTCAATCCTCACAAGTGGCTGCTCACCAACTTCGACTGCAATGCCTTCTACACGCGGGACCGGAGGGCGCTGCTCGATGCCCTCAGCGTGACGCCGGAGTACCTGCGCAACTCGGCGAGCGCGAGCGGAGCGGTGATTGACTATCGCGACTGGCAGGTCCCGCTGGGGCGACGCTTCCGCGCGCTCAAGCTGTGGTTCGTGCTGCGCCACTATGGTGCCCAGGGATTGCGCGCGCACATCCGTGAGCACGTGCGGCTGGGTGAGTGCTTCGAGCGCTGGGTCGCGGCGGACGAGCGCTTCGAGGTGTCCGCGTCGCGCTCCTTGTCGCTGGTGTGCTTCCGGTTGAAGCCTCGCCTTGGGGAGGCCCCCTCGGACACCGATGGACGGAACCGTGCGCTGATGGAGCGGGTGAACGCTTCCGGCAAGGTCTTCCTCTCGCACACGGTGTTGCCGGGGGTGGACGGTCTGCCACCGCGCTACGTGCTGCGCATGGCCATCGGTTCGACCACCACGGAGGAGCGGCACGTGCGTGCCGCGTGGGAGCTCCTCGCGTCATCGGCCGACTGA